The following proteins come from a genomic window of Methanosarcina sp. MTP4:
- a CDS encoding nitrous oxide reductase family maturation protein NosD produces the protein MKLNKSLKAGILLALMLFLTAVPAACTEDAELPVYSLEQFNTGESDVSAEEACGCTTEHVGEILSGEEGVIVSAEVFASFGWPPLTVRVDGSGGGRFLTIGEALKHPLYDIILVAPGTYTENLVVDSQVTIRAESGNPEDTVIRAADPGAPVIHVTRRVLEIRGFTVEGANGSNDPEKSAGIFLDGARDCTLADNVFRDNTCAIFLKNSDDCRLRNNTVEVNGSYGIRLENAESNRLENNTIRDTAYSGILLQGTPGLELGDRSVLNSCRGIGLNFSDRNLLCNNTVSVNCRHGIELFFLNNYMMGGARGFDGSDKRQAWIRENASENNTLTGNFIGGYIKGINIPDEDRERIDAKRRKV, from the coding sequence ATGAAGCTGAACAAAAGTCTGAAAGCAGGGATTCTGCTAGCCCTTATGTTGTTTTTGACGGCAGTTCCCGCAGCTTGCACGGAAGATGCTGAACTTCCCGTATATTCTCTTGAACAATTCAATACAGGAGAATCCGATGTAAGTGCAGAGGAAGCCTGTGGGTGCACAACCGAGCACGTCGGAGAGATTCTTTCCGGTGAAGAAGGTGTGATTGTCAGTGCTGAAGTCTTTGCGAGTTTTGGCTGGCCCCCCTTAACTGTAAGGGTGGACGGAAGCGGGGGTGGGCGCTTCCTGACAATCGGAGAGGCGCTGAAGCATCCTCTTTACGATATAATTCTTGTTGCCCCCGGGACCTATACCGAAAACCTTGTTGTGGATTCCCAGGTGACGATACGGGCCGAGTCCGGGAACCCTGAGGATACGGTGATAAGGGCAGCCGATCCCGGAGCTCCCGTTATCCATGTGACACGGAGGGTGTTGGAGATCAGGGGGTTTACTGTGGAAGGGGCAAACGGGAGTAACGATCCTGAAAAAAGTGCCGGTATCTTTCTCGATGGGGCCCGGGACTGCACGCTTGCAGATAATGTGTTTAGGGACAACACCTGTGCCATTTTCCTGAAAAATTCGGACGACTGCCGCCTGAGGAATAATACTGTAGAGGTTAACGGCAGCTACGGCATCCGGCTTGAGAATGCCGAAAGTAACCGGCTGGAAAACAACACGATCCGGGACACTGCATATTCCGGAATCCTGCTGCAGGGAACCCCGGGGCTCGAACTGGGGGACAGGTCTGTCCTGAACAGCTGCCGGGGCATAGGCCTGAATTTTTCGGACCGGAATCTTCTCTGTAACAATACCGTAAGCGTAAACTGCAGGCACGGAATCGAACTATTTTTCTTAAACAATTACATGATGGGCGGGGCCCGGGGCTTTGATGGTTCTGATAAGAGGCAGGCCTGGATCCGGGAAAATGCTTCCGAAAACAATACCCTGACAGGCAATTTCATCGGAGGCTACATAAAAGGGATCAATATCCCGGATGAGGATAGGGAGCGGATTGATGCAAAAAGGAGGAAGGTCTAG